A region from the Nitrospinota bacterium genome encodes:
- a CDS encoding alanine--glyoxylate aminotransferase family protein has protein sequence MKKKYLLSPGPTPVPEEVLLEMAKPIMHHRTPQFSAIFAECADGIKKVFGTAQPVMMLASSGTGAMEAAVTNLFSPGDTALVVNGGKFGERWGKISEAYGVHVEWLDVPWGQAVFAQAIEEALNRNPKISAVLTQGSETSTTVAHPIRDIAKITSRRDTLLVVDGITSVGVVDMPMDEWGIDVLITGSQKAMMLPPGLAFIALSERAWAKSKSAKLPKFYFDLARERKNMKDNTTAYTPAVSLILGLRKVLEMMFEEGLPNVYARHDLMARSIRAGTAAMGLKPLAPLAPANSATGVFTPEGVDGSKLFKELRDNYGVTFAGGQDDLKGKIVRIAHLGYFDTYDMIVALSSLEMALAKFGYGAAGGEGVGAAQAVLNARYM, from the coding sequence ATGAAAAAGAAGTATCTGTTGTCGCCCGGGCCCACACCGGTGCCCGAAGAAGTCCTGCTGGAAATGGCCAAACCGATCATGCACCACCGCACCCCGCAGTTCTCCGCGATTTTCGCCGAGTGCGCCGATGGGATAAAAAAAGTTTTCGGCACGGCCCAGCCGGTGATGATGCTGGCCTCTTCCGGCACCGGGGCGATGGAGGCGGCGGTGACAAACCTGTTCTCTCCGGGGGACACGGCGCTTGTGGTCAACGGGGGCAAGTTCGGCGAGCGCTGGGGAAAAATATCCGAAGCGTACGGGGTCCACGTCGAATGGCTGGACGTGCCCTGGGGACAGGCGGTGTTCGCCCAGGCGATAGAGGAAGCGCTTAACAGAAATCCCAAAATATCGGCGGTGCTCACCCAGGGGTCGGAGACCTCCACGACGGTGGCCCATCCGATCAGGGACATCGCGAAAATCACCTCCAGGCGCGACACGTTGCTTGTGGTGGACGGCATCACCTCCGTGGGTGTGGTGGACATGCCCATGGACGAGTGGGGGATAGACGTGCTTATCACCGGCTCGCAGAAGGCCATGATGCTTCCGCCGGGGCTGGCCTTCATAGCCCTTTCCGAGCGTGCGTGGGCGAAGAGCAAGAGCGCGAAACTGCCGAAGTTTTATTTCGACCTTGCCCGGGAGCGCAAGAACATGAAGGACAACACCACGGCCTACACACCGGCGGTATCGCTTATCCTTGGGCTGCGCAAGGTGCTGGAAATGATGTTCGAAGAGGGGCTGCCCAACGTGTACGCCCGGCACGATCTTATGGCGCGGTCCATCCGGGCAGGGACCGCCGCAATGGGGCTAAAACCGCTGGCTCCGCTGGCTCCGGCAAATTCGGCCACCGGCGTGTTCACTCCGGAAGGGGTGGACGGGAGCAAGCTTTTCAAAGAACTGAGGGACAATTACGGGGTGACCTTCGCCGGCGGCCAGGACGACCTGAAGGGGAAGATCGTGCGCATAGCCCACCTGGGCTATTTCGACACTTACGACATGATCGTGGCGTTAAGCTCGCTGGAGATGGCGCTGGCCAAGTTCGGATACGGCGCCGCCGGGGGCGAAGGGGTCGGCGCGGCGCAGGCTGTGCTCAACGCCAGGTACATGTAA
- a CDS encoding GAF domain-containing protein, whose translation MPDSASVTGALGEVDLQTVNTIGRLITSKLTLKEMVREIVQNLGRVIETDEVNVVQYDGQRRELKFLASYFADGSNLKRPEVYPLSDGMNSWIIKNRTHLLIKSDTVAECAALGIRHGGSPAKSWLGVPLQFQEEVVGALSIQSYGKAGLYDERAIALLSTVAAQCAVAMENARLYEEVLEREIEKERLYFSLTHDLLSLVSPVSGFARLLKGLPPETPPEKVMELATSLVNSTARITRFVEDILVYAKIKSGKLALNIERADVFRALVPVISHLEPEMKMRRLTFSINGMKAGLGQAPTLGALEADFDVAQMERVFLNLVGNAVKYGQSEISVEVKQEGQEIICSVRNDGHGVAHGQVGLLFDEYYQAGVKNRGVGLGLPTVKRIVELHYGHITATSAEGKGFGIEFRWPRTLADRRELENVKAGNM comes from the coding sequence ATGCCCGATTCGGCCAGTGTCACCGGAGCCTTGGGAGAGGTCGACCTTCAGACCGTCAACACGATCGGACGTCTGATCACCTCCAAGCTGACCCTCAAGGAAATGGTGCGTGAAATCGTCCAGAACCTCGGCAGGGTGATCGAGACGGACGAGGTGAACGTCGTCCAGTATGACGGGCAGCGGCGGGAACTCAAATTCCTTGCAAGCTATTTCGCCGACGGGTCGAACCTGAAAAGGCCGGAGGTCTATCCCCTCTCGGACGGGATGAATTCCTGGATAATCAAGAACCGGACGCATCTGCTGATAAAAAGCGACACGGTGGCCGAATGCGCCGCCCTGGGCATACGCCACGGAGGAAGCCCGGCCAAATCGTGGCTCGGGGTGCCGTTGCAGTTCCAGGAGGAGGTTGTCGGGGCGCTATCGATACAAAGCTACGGCAAGGCGGGGCTTTATGACGAGAGGGCCATCGCGCTTCTTTCCACGGTGGCGGCCCAATGCGCCGTGGCGATGGAAAACGCCCGGTTGTACGAAGAGGTCCTGGAGCGGGAGATAGAAAAGGAGCGTCTTTACTTTTCATTGACGCACGACCTGCTTTCGCTGGTGAGCCCCGTGTCCGGCTTTGCGAGGCTTTTAAAGGGCCTGCCGCCGGAAACCCCGCCGGAGAAGGTGATGGAGCTGGCCACATCCCTTGTCAACTCCACAGCGCGCATCACCCGGTTCGTGGAGGACATACTGGTGTACGCCAAGATAAAATCGGGGAAGCTGGCGCTCAATATCGAGCGGGCAGACGTTTTCCGGGCGCTGGTCCCGGTGATATCGCACCTGGAGCCGGAAATGAAGATGCGCCGCCTTACGTTCTCCATCAACGGCATGAAGGCGGGCCTGGGCCAAGCTCCCACCCTGGGCGCGCTTGAGGCGGACTTCGACGTGGCGCAGATGGAGCGGGTATTTTTGAACCTTGTGGGCAACGCGGTGAAATACGGCCAGTCGGAAATATCCGTTGAAGTAAAGCAGGAGGGGCAGGAGATAATCTGCTCCGTGCGCAATGACGGCCATGGCGTGGCGCACGGCCAGGTGGGCCTGTTGTTCGACGAATATTACCAGGCGGGGGTGAAAAACAGGGGGGTGGGGCTGGGGCTGCCGACGGTCAAAAGGATCGTCGAACTTCATTATGGCCACATCACGGCCACGTCCGCCGAGGGAAAAGGATTTGGGATAGAATTCAGATGGCCCAGGACATTGGCCGACAGAAGGGAATTGGAGAACGTCAAGGCCGGCAACATGTGA
- a CDS encoding adenylosuccinate synthase produces MPVSVVIGTQWGDEGKGKIVDILTARTDIVARYQGGANAGHTVVVGKEEYILHLIPSGILHEGKKCVIGAGVVIDPEALISEMDGLEKRGFKIAGSLFISNRAHLIMPYHKMMDKASETRSGGSKIGTTGRGIGPAYADKASRTGLRVGDLFKPDYFRARLAAAVEQKNVLFEKLYGSTRADVNEIHATYMGYAGRIKDMVADCGRFLRQAVADGRNVLAEGAQGTMLDIDHGTYPFVTSSPAASGGACTGLGIPPTAVKEVIGIMKAYTTRVGEGPFPTELTDGFGERLRETGGEYGATTGRPRRCGWLDAPVGRYAVELNGVTSIALTKLDVLDEFAGIPVCVGYEADGKKLDHVPEDTQTLAACKPVYETHPGWKCSTSGVSEYAKLPDNAKRYIDRVEKLMGAPVGIISTGQSRAATIVR; encoded by the coding sequence ATGCCAGTATCGGTTGTTATCGGGACCCAATGGGGCGACGAGGGAAAAGGAAAGATCGTGGACATCCTCACCGCGCGGACGGACATCGTTGCCCGCTACCAGGGGGGCGCCAACGCCGGGCATACGGTGGTAGTCGGCAAGGAGGAGTATATCCTCCACCTTATCCCCTCCGGCATCCTGCACGAAGGAAAAAAATGCGTGATCGGCGCCGGTGTGGTGATAGACCCGGAGGCGCTCATATCCGAGATGGACGGGCTGGAGAAGCGGGGCTTTAAAATCGCCGGATCGCTGTTCATCTCCAACCGGGCGCACCTTATCATGCCGTACCACAAGATGATGGACAAGGCTTCCGAAACGCGCTCCGGCGGGTCCAAAATCGGCACAACGGGGCGGGGCATCGGCCCGGCATATGCGGACAAGGCCTCACGCACCGGCTTGCGCGTTGGCGACCTTTTCAAGCCGGACTATTTCCGCGCGAGGCTTGCCGCGGCGGTGGAGCAGAAAAACGTGCTTTTCGAAAAGCTGTACGGCTCCACACGGGCGGACGTGAACGAAATCCACGCCACCTACATGGGCTATGCCGGCAGGATAAAAGACATGGTGGCCGACTGCGGCCGGTTCCTGCGCCAGGCGGTGGCCGACGGCAGGAACGTGCTGGCCGAAGGGGCGCAGGGGACAATGCTCGACATTGACCACGGCACATATCCGTTCGTCACTTCATCTCCGGCGGCGTCCGGCGGAGCCTGCACCGGGCTGGGGATACCCCCCACGGCGGTGAAGGAAGTGATCGGGATAATGAAGGCGTACACCACCCGTGTTGGCGAAGGGCCGTTCCCCACCGAGCTTACCGACGGGTTCGGCGAGAGACTGCGCGAGACCGGCGGCGAATACGGCGCCACCACGGGCCGCCCGCGCCGTTGCGGCTGGCTGGACGCGCCTGTTGGGCGATACGCGGTGGAATTAAACGGCGTCACCTCCATAGCGCTCACCAAGCTTGACGTGCTGGACGAATTTGCCGGGATTCCAGTGTGCGTGGGATACGAGGCGGATGGCAAAAAGCTCGATCACGTCCCGGAGGACACGCAGACGCTGGCGGCCTGCAAACCAGTTTACGAGACCCATCCCGGCTGGAAATGCTCAACCTCCGGCGTTTCGGAATACGCCAAGCTGCCGGACAACGCCAAGCGGTACATAGACCGGGTGGAAAAACTTATGGGCGCTCCGGTTGGCATCATCTCAACGGGGCAGAGCCGGGCGGCGACGATAGTGAGGTGA
- a CDS encoding RDD family protein, protein MEEIISSGAVPPIPASGHTVFQPAPPPILQYSPFASRLFAYFIDNCIVSAAILFLMVISFSTVDFFSGAGDVWPLFWLAFWFYNIVFIGYFTLSQGLSGQTFGKYLLGIQVVMADGAPISIGRALARTIGYYISGLFLYAGFIISLFDKRRQTFHDKIAGTVVVEKN, encoded by the coding sequence ATGGAAGAAATCATTTCCAGCGGCGCGGTTCCGCCCATTCCCGCCTCCGGGCATACTGTTTTCCAGCCCGCTCCGCCTCCAATCCTCCAATACTCACCGTTCGCAAGCCGCCTTTTCGCTTATTTTATAGACAATTGCATTGTTTCGGCGGCGATCCTGTTCCTTATGGTGATTTCCTTTTCCACTGTGGACTTTTTCTCCGGCGCAGGGGACGTGTGGCCACTTTTCTGGCTTGCCTTCTGGTTTTACAACATTGTTTTTATTGGGTATTTCACCCTAAGCCAAGGATTGAGCGGGCAAACCTTCGGCAAATACCTTCTGGGGATACAGGTGGTCATGGCCGATGGAGCGCCCATATCCATAGGCAGGGCGCTTGCCCGGACGATAGGGTATTACATCAGCGGACTTTTCCTTTACGCCGGCTTTATCATCTCCCTTTTCGACAAAAGAAGGCAGACCTTCCACGACAAAATCGCAGGAACGGTTGTTGTGGAAAAGAATTGA
- a CDS encoding phosphoglycerate dehydrogenase, with protein sequence MRVLVSDKLSETGLEILRATPGFTVDVKTGMKPEELIAAIPAYDALIIRSATTVTEAVVEAAANLKLIGRAGVGVDNVDVKASSKRGVVVMNTPGGNTITTAEHTIAMMMALSRQIPLANASVKSGKWEKKFMGSELSGKTLGVIGLGRIGSLVVRRAHGLDMKVIGHDPFINAAAAEKMGVELVTLDELYARSDFITVHAILTPETKGLIGRESLGKMKKGVRIINCARGALVDEEALAEAIRDKKVAGAALDVFCKEPPADSPLVGLDEVVATPHLGASTYEAQENVAVAIAKQVAGYFTTGIIENAVNVPSIAPELIPVMRPYVALGEKIGAFLAQIAEGGLKKIEVTYMGELAALGQGPVTQSVIKGILEVYVGKTVNFVNAPFLAEARGIEVTATTSSVKRNFASLLGLKLVTDGGEVSAEGAVFAGEEPRLVKLDDFFLEARLSGAMIVSTNNDKPGVIGAIGTFLGGKSINIASFELSRTEMGGKAMAIVTVDTPPTPDDIREMEKIPNIRKVRLARV encoded by the coding sequence ATAAGGGTCCTCGTCAGCGACAAGCTTTCTGAAACGGGGCTTGAAATCCTGCGCGCCACGCCCGGTTTCACAGTTGATGTGAAGACCGGGATGAAGCCGGAGGAGCTTATCGCGGCCATACCGGCCTACGACGCGCTGATCATCCGGAGCGCCACCACTGTGACCGAGGCGGTGGTGGAGGCGGCCGCCAATTTAAAGCTGATCGGCCGGGCCGGCGTGGGGGTGGACAACGTGGACGTGAAGGCCTCCTCAAAGCGCGGCGTAGTGGTGATGAACACGCCGGGGGGGAACACCATCACCACCGCGGAGCACACCATCGCCATGATGATGGCGCTGTCCCGCCAGATACCGCTGGCCAACGCCTCGGTGAAGTCTGGCAAGTGGGAAAAAAAGTTCATGGGCAGCGAGCTTTCCGGCAAGACGCTGGGGGTGATCGGGCTTGGCAGGATAGGGTCGCTTGTGGTGCGTCGCGCCCACGGGCTGGACATGAAGGTGATCGGGCACGATCCTTTCATAAACGCGGCGGCGGCTGAGAAAATGGGGGTGGAGCTTGTGACCCTCGACGAGCTTTACGCGCGGTCGGACTTCATAACGGTGCACGCCATCCTCACCCCGGAGACGAAGGGGCTTATCGGGCGTGAGTCGCTGGGCAAGATGAAAAAAGGGGTGCGGATAATAAACTGCGCCCGGGGCGCCCTTGTGGACGAGGAGGCTCTGGCGGAGGCGATACGGGACAAGAAGGTGGCCGGCGCGGCGCTGGACGTTTTTTGCAAGGAGCCGCCGGCGGACTCGCCCCTTGTGGGGCTTGACGAAGTGGTCGCCACTCCCCACCTTGGAGCGTCCACCTACGAGGCGCAGGAGAACGTGGCGGTGGCAATCGCCAAGCAGGTGGCCGGCTATTTCACCACGGGGATAATAGAGAACGCGGTGAACGTCCCCTCCATAGCGCCGGAGCTTATCCCGGTGATGCGGCCATACGTGGCCCTCGGGGAGAAGATCGGGGCGTTCCTGGCGCAGATAGCCGAGGGGGGGCTAAAAAAGATCGAGGTCACCTACATGGGGGAACTGGCGGCGCTGGGGCAAGGGCCCGTCACCCAGTCGGTTATAAAAGGGATACTGGAAGTTTACGTGGGCAAGACGGTGAATTTTGTGAACGCCCCGTTCCTGGCCGAAGCGAGGGGAATCGAGGTGACCGCCACCACAAGCTCGGTGAAGCGCAATTTCGCTTCGCTGCTGGGGCTAAAACTGGTCACCGACGGCGGCGAGGTGAGCGCCGAAGGGGCGGTTTTCGCCGGGGAGGAGCCAAGGCTTGTGAAACTGGACGACTTTTTCCTGGAAGCGCGGCTGTCCGGCGCCATGATAGTCTCCACTAACAACGACAAGCCGGGCGTCATCGGGGCCATCGGCACGTTCCTTGGCGGCAAGAGCATCAACATCGCATCTTTCGAGCTGTCCCGCACGGAGATGGGGGGCAAGGCCATGGCCATCGTCACGGTGGACACCCCCCCCACCCCGGATGACATCCGCGAGATGGAGAAGATACCAAACATCCGCAAGGTGAGGCTGGCCCGGGTATGA
- the hisZ gene encoding ATP phosphoribosyltransferase regulatory subunit produces the protein MRDAPRGLRALLYGEAAAKGRLERDALSLFERWGYCRVETPSMEFLHILARGLDPEAMKRVITFTDPAGGGKPLALRPDVTPQIARIAATALAGKPAPIRLCYVATVYRSAAPGTGNRMELLQAGAELIGVNSPSADAEIIALAAESLQKLIPGKAKIAVSHIGYITAAMEALGLDGVARNAVKRALAKKNTRELAAALDGANAKGAARKALLSAPSLFGGPGILRKAPVFGAGSRQAIDQLRRVADDLKRYGVADFVAMDLGETRGLGYYTGVTFEGFAGGIGRSVLSGGRYDQLLSLYGEGRPATGFAMDLNAILDNTAGAAKDEGWTLADVLVTGPAKSGEAAIKLAAALRGKGLKVARDLAGRSIPGAVKYARQMRMAKVAVAGEPKGRVKLIDTATGSAEVMTVEKLLRSIGARARKNV, from the coding sequence ATGAGGGACGCCCCCAGAGGGCTTCGCGCCCTCCTGTACGGCGAAGCCGCGGCGAAAGGCCGGCTCGAGCGGGACGCGCTGTCCCTTTTCGAGCGGTGGGGATATTGCCGGGTGGAGACCCCTTCCATGGAGTTCCTCCACATCCTTGCCCGTGGGCTGGACCCGGAAGCGATGAAACGTGTGATAACGTTCACCGATCCGGCGGGAGGGGGCAAACCTCTCGCCCTTCGCCCGGACGTGACCCCGCAGATCGCCCGCATAGCGGCGACGGCGCTGGCGGGCAAACCGGCCCCAATAAGGCTTTGCTATGTGGCCACGGTATACCGATCCGCCGCGCCGGGGACCGGCAACAGAATGGAGCTTCTGCAGGCCGGGGCGGAGCTTATCGGGGTGAACTCCCCTTCGGCAGACGCTGAGATCATCGCGCTGGCGGCCGAATCGCTTCAAAAGCTCATCCCAGGCAAGGCGAAGATAGCCGTGAGCCATATCGGATACATCACCGCCGCCATGGAGGCCCTTGGGCTTGACGGCGTGGCGCGCAACGCCGTGAAACGCGCTTTGGCGAAAAAGAACACCAGGGAACTTGCCGCCGCCTTGGACGGGGCGAACGCCAAAGGGGCCGCGCGCAAGGCGCTGCTTTCGGCCCCGTCGCTTTTCGGCGGGCCGGGGATACTTCGCAAAGCTCCCGTATTCGGCGCCGGATCGCGGCAGGCCATAGACCAGCTGCGCCGGGTGGCCGACGACCTGAAAAGGTACGGCGTGGCGGACTTTGTGGCGATGGATCTTGGGGAAACGCGCGGGCTGGGCTATTACACCGGCGTGACGTTCGAGGGGTTTGCAGGCGGGATCGGGCGCAGCGTCCTTTCCGGGGGCAGGTATGACCAGCTTCTGTCGCTTTACGGCGAAGGGAGGCCGGCCACAGGCTTTGCCATGGACTTAAACGCCATACTGGACAACACCGCCGGCGCAGCCAAAGATGAGGGCTGGACGCTGGCGGACGTTTTGGTGACCGGCCCGGCAAAGTCCGGCGAAGCGGCCATAAAGCTTGCGGCGGCGCTGAGGGGCAAGGGGCTGAAAGTGGCGCGGGACCTGGCCGGGCGATCCATACCCGGCGCGGTTAAATACGCCCGCCAGATGCGGATGGCCAAAGTGGCCGTGGCAGGGGAGCCCAAAGGCCGGGTGAAACTGATAGACACCGCCACAGGCTCCGCCGAAGTGATGACAGTGGAGAAACTATTGCGTTCAATCGGCGCGCGCGCGCGCAAAAACGTATAA